Genomic segment of Actinomycetota bacterium:
GACCTCGGCGGAGGCAAGTCCGTGATCATCGCCGACCCGCAGCGGGACAAGACTGAGGTCATGCTGCGGGCGTTCGGCCGGGTGGTCCAGTCGCTCGACGGCCGGTACATCACTTCCGTCGACGTCGGGTCGTCCGTCGCCGACCTCGACGAGATGCGGGTGGAGACGAAGTGGGTGGTAGGCATGTCTCCCCACCAGGGCGGCAGCGGAGACCCATCGCCGTACACCGCCCGGGGAGTCGCCGCCGGAATGAGGTCGGCCCTGTACCACGTGGACCGGGACACATCCCTGAGCGGCCGCAGAATCGTCATACAGGGCGCCGGCAAAGTGGGTTACCACCTGGCCGGGATCTGCGCCTCAGAGGGGGCCGAGGTTCTGGTGGCAGATCCGAACGTGGACGCCCTGGCCAAGGCCTGTGCCGACCACGGAGTCGGCACGTGCTCCCTGGACGAGGTGCTGGAGAAGGAGTGCGACATCCTGGCCCCCTGTGCGCTTGGAGGGGTCTTCAACTCCGACACGATTCCCACTCTGGGTTGCCGCATCGTCTGCGGAGCCGCCAACAACCAGCTGGCGACGTTCGAGGACGCCGCGGCCCTCGAAAAGGCAGGGATCCTGTTCGCGCCCGACTTCATCGTCAACGCCGGGGGCCTGATAAGCGTCGCCGACGAGCTGCACGGGTGGAGCGAGGGGCGGGTTCTGGCGAGGGTGGACCGCATAGCGCGGACCCTGCTCGACGTGTTGCACCTGTCCGGCGAGTCAGGTGCACCTCCGGCGTCTGCGGCGGTGGACTACGCCCGCAACCGCATCCGGACCCTCACGTCACTCGTCCCCTGAGCCCCCGCACCGTCTCCTCGAACCGGCGAGCCATCGCCTGGGGCGAAAAGACGTCCTCGGCCCTCTGCCTGCCTTCGGCCCCCAGCCGCGCCCTCAGCGCCTCGTCGGACTCCAGCGTCCGAAGTGCGTCGGCCACGGCGTCCGGCGTCGACTCCTCCAGGACGAACCCGGTGACTCCGTCCTCCACCGCCTCCACCGTGCCCCCGCACCGTCCCGCCACACAGGCCAGCCCACTGGCCGCAGCCTCCAGGTAGATGATCCCGAACCCTTCCGTGTCGAGGCCCCCGTACCGCTCGTTGCACGGCATGCAGAACACGTCCGCGGCCGCGTAGAACTCCGGTAGGCGGTCGTCCGGCACCCGGCCGGCGAACAGGACGCGGGGGCCGAGGTCCAGCTCCTTGACCAGCTCCCGAAGGGACTTCTCCTCCGGACCGCTGCCCACGACCAGTGCGACTGCCCTGGGCATCGACTCCATCGCGCGGATCAGGATGTCGGCACCCTTGCGCTTGACAAGGCGGGACACAAACAGCACGACAAACCTGGACCCGAGCCTGAACTCCTCCCGGACCCGCGACCCGCTGACGTCCAGAGAGAACCTGTCCACGTCCACCGACGGCTCCAGGAGAGCGGTCGGTGTCTGCTCGCCTGCCACGCGCAGCACGGCGCCCTCCGTGAACCGGCTCACGCAGAACACGACGTCGGCCGACCGCAGGGTCCGCCTGACGAGGCTCGCTCCCAGTGGCGCCTTGCCCGGGACCAGCACCTCGGAGCCGTGCACGAAGATCGACACAAAAGCCCCGGTGGACTTCTTCACCCGGCGCGCGAGCCGTCCGAGGGGGAGCGTCTGCAGAAAGTGGATCGCATCGATCCCCTGCTGCGACGCCACCTCGGCTATCCGCTTTGCCAGCGGCCGCCGGGCCCGCAGGTAGTTTCCCCTCACCCGCACCACGCGGTACAGGAGGGACTCGTCCACCTCCTGGTGGCCCGGACGGGCCGGAGCGATGACCACCACGTCGGCGGGCCGGAAGCCCGAGCACAGGCTCACGAGGTACGACTCGATGCCTCCCGTCTTGGGGGGAAAGTCGTTGGTGACGAACAGGTGGCGCACGTGTCGAGCCTACGGCCCCTGCCGGGCGGGACGAATCTGCCGCCCGATTCCCTCAGATGCCATCCGGCGGCGACACCTCGAAAAGCAGCTCGACCTCGACGCAGACCCCCAAGGGCAGCTCGGCGACGCCGACGGCGGCCCGGGCGTGGCGCCCCGCTTCCCCGAAAACCTGCTCAAGAAGCTCGGATGCCCCGTTGGCGACCTGAGGCTGTCCGGTGAAGCCTTCGGCGCTGGCCACGAATACGCCGATGCGCACCACACGCCGGACGAAACCCAGGTCGCCTATGACTGTCTTGAGCGCGGCCAGGCCCTGGACACAGCAGGTTTTTGCGGCGTCCGTGGCGGTGGCGACGTCCACGTCTGCGCCGACCTTGCCCAGGCAGACCGGGGAGCCGTCGCGCATCGGGATCTGTCCGGAAATGAACACCAGATCACCCACCCGAACCGCTGGAACGTACGCCGCCACGGGTTTCGCGGCCTGGGGGAGCGACAACCCCAGCTCCTCCAGCCTGCGTTCAGGGTTCATTGCGATTCCTCTCTCTCCAATCGTCGGACAAAGCCGCTCAGTGCGGGTGTGGGTCGGTCACCTCGAGCTCACCACGCGCGATTGCTCTCAGGTCTCTCAGCACACGCGTCATCGCGCCCAGCAGGAAAGCCACCATCCCGGATATCCCGAGCGCCAGCACCCAGGGCGAGACCCTCAGCAGGGGGGCGGGGAACAGCAGCAGCGAGCCCGCCACCAGTCCCGCCACACCCAGCAGGGTGAACAGGCCCAGCGACTCGAGCCGCAGGTCGACGCAAAAGGCCGCCACTCCCGCGACCAGAAGCGCCAGGCCGAGCCAAGACCCGCGCAGCGTGACGAAACCGAACAGGCCCAGCCCCAGGCTCACGACGGCCGCCACGCCCCCAGGTCCCGTCGAGGGGTGAAACAGCTCGAACACGATTCCGACGAGCCCCAGCAGGATGAGCAGGTAGGCAAGCGACGGCTGCGAGGCTGCGTGGCCGACTCGGCCGAGCAGGTCCTGCTTGCGGAACCTCACGCGCAGGCCGTCCGGGTTCGTGTGCAGCGTGAGCTCACGGCCTCCGGCTCTCACGACGCGGCCGTCCACCTTTCTGAGGACGTCGGGAAGCTGCAGCGCGACCATCTGGACGAGCCCCTGCTCTTCCGCCTCCTCCGCGGACAGCGCACGATCGCGTATCGCAGACGGGACCTTCAACGACCCCGCCGCCGTACCGCGTTCGCGAAGGTCGAGAGCCGTCGCCGGACCCAGGGCCGAACCCGGCGATATCGCAGCGACGTGCGACGAGGTCACGACGGCAGCCGCGGAGTTCGCTGCTCTGGCGCCCGGCGGGCCAACCCACGTGATCACCGGCACGGGCGATTCACGCAGAACCCGGGACAACCGGTCCGGGCGGCCGCGTCCGATGCCGCCGGCGGAGTCCACCTGCAGCACGACGGCCTCGGCTCCCTCGCGCCCCGCCACGCGGATGGCGGTCGTGATCGACCTCTCGACCACCGAGTCGATGATCCCCTGGACGGCGACGACCTCCACCCTCCTCAGGTCGTCCTGAGCCGACGAGCCGGGAGCGAGGGCCAAACAGGCCAGGACCACCCCGGCCGTTGCCAGCAGCCGGTACCGGCGCAGTGCGACGTTCACCCGGGAGCCGCCGCCCGCCGGTGTCCGAGGACGGTCACGCGGAATTCTGAATCACCCGCTGGTACGCAGCCTCGTACCGCTCCACCATCGCGCGGGCGGAGAAGTTCTCCCGAACGTGCTGCCGGCAGGTCTGCGGGTCGATCGCATCCAGCCGGCCGAACCGGTCCGGCATGTCCTCCGGGTCGTCCACGATGTAGCCGGTGACACCGTCCACCATCACCTCGGGCACCGCTCCGTGGCGCGTGGCGATCACCGGCGTCCCGCAGGCGAGTGCCTCGACCATCACCAGGCCGAAGGGCTCGTGCCAGTTGATCGGGAAAAGGACGCAGCGAGCCCCCGCATAGATCCGCCGCTTCTCTTCTTCGGTCACCTCGCCCCGGTAGTCGTCTAGGGGGCCGAGATTGGGGAAGATCCGCTCCTGCAGGTAGGCCTTCTCGTGCGGCTCCGCGGCCTTGCCCACCAGGACCAGGCGCATCCCCAAACGTCGGGCCACGTCCATCGCGATGTGGGCCCCCTTTTCGGGGGTGAAGCGGCCGACGTAGGCGAGGTAGTCCTCCTTTTCCGGCTGGTACGGGAAAGCGTCCACGTCGATTCCGTTGTGGATGACGTCCAGATAGGAGATGTCCGGCATGTCCGCCGCTTGCGCA
This window contains:
- a CDS encoding glycosyltransferase family 4 protein; amino-acid sequence: MALRIAQLAPPWLRVPPVTYGGIEWVVSSLSDELTERGHDVTLFAPGGSSTKAKLVSPFAAPPRGTDRIGELAPELLHALSCYIHAEDFDVIHDHGGLAGPAFGAFSQTPVIITVHGPFTPDQRRLYDLVKDRVNVVAISHAQAADMPDISYLDVIHNGIDVDAFPYQPEKEDYLAYVGRFTPEKGAHIAMDVARRLGMRLVLVGKAAEPHEKAYLQERIFPNLGPLDDYRGEVTEEEKRRIYAGARCVLFPINWHEPFGLVMVEALACGTPVIATRHGAVPEVMVDGVTGYIVDDPEDMPDRFGRLDAIDPQTCRQHVRENFSARAMVERYEAAYQRVIQNSA
- a CDS encoding glycosyltransferase family 4 protein encodes the protein MRHLFVTNDFPPKTGGIESYLVSLCSGFRPADVVVIAPARPGHQEVDESLLYRVVRVRGNYLRARRPLAKRIAEVASQQGIDAIHFLQTLPLGRLARRVKKSTGAFVSIFVHGSEVLVPGKAPLGASLVRRTLRSADVVFCVSRFTEGAVLRVAGEQTPTALLEPSVDVDRFSLDVSGSRVREEFRLGSRFVVLFVSRLVKRKGADILIRAMESMPRAVALVVGSGPEEKSLRELVKELDLGPRVLFAGRVPDDRLPEFYAAADVFCMPCNERYGGLDTEGFGIIYLEAAASGLACVAGRCGGTVEAVEDGVTGFVLEESTPDAVADALRTLESDEALRARLGAEGRQRAEDVFSPQAMARRFEETVRGLRGRVT
- a CDS encoding Glu/Leu/Phe/Val dehydrogenase dimerization domain-containing protein, whose product is MGVFEQASDYERVVFASDPAAGLRAIIAIHSTRLGPALGGCRIMCYQSEQDALTDVLRLAEGMTWKAAAAGLDLGGGKSVIIADPQRDKTEVMLRAFGRVVQSLDGRYITSVDVGSSVADLDEMRVETKWVVGMSPHQGGSGDPSPYTARGVAAGMRSALYHVDRDTSLSGRRIVIQGAGKVGYHLAGICASEGAEVLVADPNVDALAKACADHGVGTCSLDEVLEKECDILAPCALGGVFNSDTIPTLGCRIVCGAANNQLATFEDAAALEKAGILFAPDFIVNAGGLISVADELHGWSEGRVLARVDRIARTLLDVLHLSGESGAPPASAAVDYARNRIRTLTSLVP
- a CDS encoding RidA family protein, translated to MNPERRLEELGLSLPQAAKPVAAYVPAVRVGDLVFISGQIPMRDGSPVCLGKVGADVDVATATDAAKTCCVQGLAALKTVIGDLGFVRRVVRIGVFVASAEGFTGQPQVANGASELLEQVFGEAGRHARAAVGVAELPLGVCVEVELLFEVSPPDGI